The Dasypus novemcinctus isolate mDasNov1 chromosome 12, mDasNov1.1.hap2, whole genome shotgun sequence genome includes a window with the following:
- the LOC131280686 gene encoding olfactory receptor 8S1-like translates to MALGNHSTILEFILLGLSADPHVQALLFVLFLGIYILTLMGNLLMLLVIRADAQLHTPMYFFLRHLSFLDFCFSSATVPKLLANLLSQRKAISVEGCMAQVFFVFESGATEASLLSAMAYDRYVAICHPLRYAQIMSNQLCNRLVWGSWGLSFLNAFINTLLAMNLDFCGDDFIPHYSCELPSLFPLSCSDISTSVTVLFCSGLMHGIGTCFLIVYSYALIFSTILSISSSLGRRKAFSTCSSHLTVVLLFYGSGFLRYLLPVSGSLLELIFSVQYSVITPLVNPLIYSLKNNQVKAALRRTLKKYLQYIRQLA, encoded by the coding sequence ATGGCCTTGGGGAACCACAGCACCATCCTCGAGTTCATCCTCCTTGGACTGTCTGCTGACCCCCATGTCCAGGCTCTGCTCTTTGTGCTGTTCCTGGGAATTTACATTCTGACCCTGATGGGGAACTTGTTGATGCTTTTGGTCATCAGGGCAGATGCTCAGCTCCACacgcccatgtacttcttcctgagGCACCTCTCCTTCCTAGATTTTTGCTTCTCTTCTGCCACAGTGCCAAAACTGCTAGCGAATCTCCTGTCTCAAAGGAAAGCCATCTCAGTTGAAGGCTGCATGGCTcaggtcttctttgtttttgagTCTGGGGCCACAGAAGCCAGCCTGCTCTCAgcgatggcctatgaccgctatgttgcCATCTGCCACCCTCTGCGCTATGCACAGATCATGAGCAACCAGCTCTGTAACAGGCTGGTGTGGGGATCCTGGGGCCTGAGCTTTCTGAATGCATTCATCAACACCCTTCTTGCTATGAACTTGGACTTCTGTGGAGATGATTTCATCCCCCACTACAGCTGTGAGCTGCCCTCACTCTTCCCTCTGTCCTGTTCTGATATATCCACCAGTGTTACAGTACTTTTCTGCTCTGGTCTAATGCATGGAATTGGAACCTGCTTTCTTATTGTTTATTCCTATGCTCTTATTTTCTCCACCATCCTCAGCATTAGCTCCTCCTTAGGCAGAAGAAAggccttctccacctgctcctcTCACCTCACCGTAGTGCTGCTATTTTATGGTTCAGGTTTTCTTCGCTATCTACTGCCAGTCTCAGGCTCACTACTGGAGTTGATCTTCTCTGTACAGTACAGTGTGATTACTCCCTTAGTAAATCCCCTCATCTATAGCCTGAAAAACAACCAGGTGAAAGCAGCTTTGAGaagaaccttaaaaaaatatctcCAATATATCAGGCAGTTGGCTTGA